One Acidobacteriota bacterium genomic region harbors:
- a CDS encoding DNA ligase, with the protein MGGSLAAGFIMGRRGRQPIFVIQQHDASSMHWDFRIEVDGVLKSWAVPKGPSTDPDDKQLAIATPDHPLDYADFEGVIPEGSYGAGAVIVWDTGTWKNITTGDDDREVPIEEALDRGHAKIWLEGKKLRGGFALIHSKLGGNRKNWLLVKMDDEGADARRKPVRTEPESVISGRTVEEVE; encoded by the coding sequence ATGGGCGGTTCTCTTGCAGCTGGTTTCATCATGGGACGGCGAGGCCGGCAGCCGATCTTCGTGATTCAGCAGCACGATGCGAGCTCGATGCACTGGGACTTCAGAATCGAGGTCGACGGCGTGCTGAAATCGTGGGCCGTTCCGAAAGGGCCGTCGACCGATCCGGACGACAAACAACTTGCGATTGCCACCCCCGACCATCCGCTCGACTACGCCGATTTCGAAGGGGTGATCCCGGAGGGAAGCTACGGTGCGGGCGCCGTGATCGTCTGGGATACCGGGACCTGGAAGAACATCACGACCGGCGACGATGACCGGGAAGTGCCCATCGAAGAAGCGCTCGACCGGGGGCATGCGAAGATCTGGCTCGAAGGGAAGAAACTGCGGGGCGGGTTCGCGCTGATCCACAGCAAGCTCGGCGGCAACAGGAAGAACTGGCTTCTCGTGAAAATGGACGACGAGGGAGCGGATGCCCGCCGCAAACCGGTCAGGACAGAGCCGGAAAGCGTGATCTCGGGTCGAACGGTGGAAGAGGTCGAGTAG